The following coding sequences lie in one Montipora foliosa isolate CH-2021 chromosome 11, ASM3666993v2, whole genome shotgun sequence genomic window:
- the LOC137976387 gene encoding uncharacterized protein yields the protein MFIHTITEFLSHIIFNFTRSVAENYDFVENANVSDLVGYNALEDTGKEWYSQPSHDEVIYQEYSNSDATALDYLTTSQFAHAKFTNASSTEDSREEMEGLCETSEMAWKRLRPSITTSIRNSLYFGFLISVASASVVGVASFTVYYFIYQTQLNCEMHSRQKIPVELQWVITLSKIIAVGFLYFWFFLTIIFYFRRFQLSGVKRTLVLLSVLFFLLDSVYRIAMQLCGVSHSKLTVLERIPAEVIFCLSSCSQIYIMKKHFCTGSRIKQVKFVLLFIAPYALTLSIAILVAYSVYPAYNKQDASGKLLFAVFTPLIAFILKGVCRICIQRLWCQISHPGTSFVLLSPMYCGSAIMLRLLQADLQSLESIALIGAIHGIAEVIDRTMMAVIDHICHQAFSGRRSSWGGFRTPRRERLATDISIMSMLYESSAVITVNTFLHLYQYFYTSYYSPLKLLQSFAVTTSVPLGIEWIFTSVSIFIETRYKNLPVIAVWRNRWKRHLAVAFINAVMVSIWTTSSLLIAVEGRFKDSVKDHCDMPFNL from the coding sequence ATGTTTATCCATACCATAACTGAATTCTTAAGCCACATCATCTTCAACTTTACTCGAAGTGTCGCTGAGAACTATGACTTCGTCGAAAACGCAAATGTTTCAGACTTGGTTGGCTACAATGCCTTGGAAGACACCGGCAAAGAATGGTATTCTCAACCCTCACATGATGAAGTCATTTACCAAGAGTACAGCAATAGCGACGCTACTGCTCTGGATTATCTAACAACCAGCCAGTTTGCCCACGCCAAATTTACAAACGCTTCTTCGACAGAAGATAGCCGTGAAGAAATGGAAGGACTATGTGAAACAAGTGAgatggcatggaaacgccttagACCATCGATCACCACTTCAATAAGGAATTCACTGTATTTTGGCTTTTTAATTTCCGTTGCAAGCGCATCTGTAGTTGGTGTGGCATCATTTACTGTTTATTACTTCATCTATCAAACACAACTCAACTGTGAAATGCATTCTAGACAAAAGATACCCGTTGAGTTGCAATGGGTGATCACACTCTCAAAGATTATCGCTGTTGGCTTCCTTTACTTTTGGTTTTTCCTCACCATTATCTTTTACTTTCGCCGCTTTCAGCTGTCAGGCGTCAAACGAACACTCGTCCTTCTCAGCGTactgtttttccttttggattcTGTTTATCGCATTGCCATGCAACTTTGTGGTGTTTCTCATTCAAAGCTCACGGTCTTAGAGCGCATTCCTGCTGAAGTCATATTTTGTCTTTCCTCCTGCAGTCAGATTTACATAATGAAGAAACATTTTTGCACAGGATCTCGGATTAAGCAAGTCAAGTTTGTGCTTCTTTTTATTGCTCCATATGCTCTAACGCTATCTATCGCAATTCTAGTTGCTTATTCTGTATACCCTGCCTACAACAAGCAAGATGCATCCGGCAAGCTTTTATTTGCTGTGTTTACACCTCTCATAGCCTTTATCCTAAAAGGAGTCTGCCGTATCTGCATTCAGCGGCTTTGGTGCCAAATTAGTCATCCGGGAACTTCATTTGTGCTGTTGTCGCCTATGTATTGTGGGTCAGCAATAATGCTGAGACTTCTACAAGCCGATCTGCAGAGTCTGGAGTCCATTGCCCTGATCGGAGCGATTCATGGGATAGCAGAAGTCATTGATCGCACTATGATGGCTGTGATTGACCATATTTGTCACCAGGCCTTTTCAGGCAGAAGAAGTTCATGGGGAGGATTTCGCACCCCTCGCCGCGAGAGACTCGCCACCGACATCTCCATCATGAGCATGCTGTACGAATCAAGTGCCGTCATCACAGTGAAtacatttttgcatttgtaTCAATATTTTTACACCTCCTACTACTCTCCTTTGAAACTGCTGCAGTCATTTGCTGTAACTACTTCGGTTCCACTTGGAATTGaatggatttttacaagcgtTTCAATCTTTATCGAGACTCGCTACAAAAATTTGCCAGTAATAGCAGTTTGGCGAAACAGGTGGAAAAGACACTTGGCGGTGGCCTTTATTAACGCCGTGATGGTTTCCATTTGGACAACTTCGAGCCTGTTAATTGCTGTAGAAGGACGTTTTAAAGACAGCGTCAAAGATCACTGTGACATGCCATTTAACTTGTGA